From Pseudomonadota bacterium, one genomic window encodes:
- a CDS encoding ACT domain-containing protein, giving the protein MRILIADKFDAIGQQQLTDLGCEVSFQPELDPQTLVQAVTNQDPDVVIVRSTRVSAAVIAAAERLKLIVRAGAGYDTIDVAAASHAGVFVANCPGKNAIAVAELAFGLVLCCDRRLPGQSAELRSGHWNKKEYSKARGLFGRTLGIAGFGNIGQEVATRGRAFGMQVLVWSQDFDARIAEQLGVKRVDSRFTLARHSDVVSLHVPLTAQTRHLVNDQFIDAMKPGAYLINTSRGQVVDSAALLRGVRDKGLRAGLDVYEAEPKGATGSFEHPLFAQATVFGSHHVGASTDQAQQAIALHAVEIVRRFAASGEVLDCVNRARRSHATNLLTVRHENRPGVLASVFRILSELNINVEDMENILYQGNRAACARIQLSDSPANELQRLRASSPQIMSVELTQISAEQ; this is encoded by the coding sequence GCTCGACCCGCAGACGTTGGTGCAGGCCGTCACCAACCAGGATCCAGACGTGGTCATCGTCCGCAGCACGCGTGTCAGTGCAGCCGTGATCGCGGCCGCCGAGCGACTGAAGCTCATCGTTCGTGCCGGTGCTGGTTACGACACGATCGATGTAGCCGCAGCGTCGCATGCTGGCGTTTTCGTGGCGAACTGCCCTGGCAAGAATGCCATCGCTGTGGCCGAGCTGGCTTTTGGCCTTGTCTTGTGCTGCGATCGTCGCCTGCCCGGCCAGAGTGCGGAGCTGCGCAGCGGGCACTGGAACAAGAAGGAGTACAGCAAGGCGCGAGGCCTCTTCGGCCGCACGCTCGGCATCGCAGGGTTCGGCAACATCGGTCAGGAGGTCGCGACAAGGGGCCGGGCGTTCGGGATGCAGGTGCTCGTATGGTCACAGGACTTCGACGCCCGCATTGCGGAACAGCTGGGCGTGAAACGGGTCGATTCCCGGTTCACCCTGGCTCGACACAGCGACGTCGTATCCCTTCACGTACCGCTGACTGCGCAGACGCGTCATCTGGTCAATGACCAGTTCATTGATGCGATGAAGCCGGGAGCCTACCTCATCAATACGTCGCGCGGGCAAGTGGTCGATTCGGCGGCGTTGCTGCGCGGCGTACGCGACAAGGGGCTGCGCGCGGGACTCGACGTGTACGAGGCAGAGCCCAAGGGCGCGACTGGGAGCTTCGAACATCCCCTGTTCGCGCAGGCCACGGTCTTTGGCAGCCATCACGTGGGCGCCTCCACCGACCAGGCCCAGCAGGCGATCGCGCTGCATGCCGTCGAGATCGTCAGGCGCTTCGCAGCCAGCGGGGAGGTGCTAGACTGCGTCAACCGCGCGCGCAGGAGCCACGCCACCAACCTGCTTACCGTGCGGCACGAAAACCGCCCCGGAGTTCTTGCCAGCGTGTTTCGGATTCTCAGCGAATTGAATATCAACGTGGAAGATATGGAAAATATCCTCTATCAAGGCAACCGTGCGGCCTGCGCACGTATCCAGCTATCGGACTCGCCAGCCAACGAGCTGCAACGGCTGCGCGCGAGCTCTCCCCAGATCATGAGCGTCGAGCTTACACAGATCAGTGCAGAACAGTGA
- the serC gene encoding 3-phosphoserine/phosphohydroxythreonine transaminase, translating into MNDRIYNFSAGPATLPAPALKRVQQAVWSYEDSGIGVLEHSHRSRPISTLFEETEAALRRIARIPDDFAVLFLQGGASSQFFMVPMNLLQQDATADYLDTGSWSQKAIKEAKHFGTAHVAASSTDKNYSYIPAPEAIRYSPNPAYIHYTSNNTIFGTEWADVPAAPEGVPVICDASSDILSRPLDLSRLDLVYAGAQKNLGPAGLTLVLVRRDLAASAKRELPTMLQYRTHIEHGSRYNTPPVFALCVLREVLRWMEDRGGLAAIAEQNRTKAQLLYDYLDQSRFFRATARPDSRSRMNVCFRAPSETLESRFVKEAERAGLSGLKGHRSVGGMRASIYNAFPPAGCERLVAFMRQFVRDHSN; encoded by the coding sequence ATGAACGACCGCATCTACAATTTCTCCGCCGGCCCGGCGACGCTTCCCGCGCCTGCCCTCAAGCGAGTCCAGCAGGCGGTTTGGAGCTACGAGGACTCCGGAATTGGTGTGCTCGAGCACAGCCACCGCAGCCGACCCATCTCGACGCTATTCGAAGAGACCGAAGCAGCGCTGCGTAGAATCGCACGCATCCCGGACGATTTCGCGGTCCTGTTTCTTCAGGGCGGAGCTTCGAGCCAGTTCTTCATGGTCCCCATGAACCTGCTGCAACAGGACGCCACCGCCGACTACCTGGATACGGGCTCGTGGTCCCAAAAGGCGATCAAGGAAGCCAAGCATTTTGGCACAGCGCATGTAGCCGCGAGCAGCACTGACAAGAACTACTCGTATATCCCAGCGCCCGAAGCGATCCGCTATTCACCCAACCCCGCCTACATACACTACACGAGCAACAACACCATCTTCGGGACCGAATGGGCCGACGTGCCGGCCGCGCCCGAGGGCGTGCCCGTGATCTGCGACGCGTCGAGCGATATTCTCAGCCGCCCGTTGGATCTGAGCAGGCTCGACTTGGTCTATGCCGGGGCCCAAAAGAACCTGGGACCCGCCGGGCTCACCCTGGTCTTGGTACGGCGCGACTTGGCAGCAAGCGCCAAGCGCGAGCTGCCGACCATGCTGCAATACCGAACGCACATCGAGCACGGCTCCCGCTACAACACGCCACCGGTCTTCGCCCTGTGCGTGCTGCGAGAGGTTCTGCGCTGGATGGAGGACCGGGGCGGTCTTGCGGCCATCGCAGAGCAGAACCGGACCAAAGCCCAGCTGCTCTACGACTACCTGGATCAGAGCCGCTTTTTCCGAGCCACAGCACGACCGGACAGTCGCTCGCGCATGAACGTGTGCTTTAGAGCGCCGAGCGAGACCCTGGAATCGCGTTTCGTCAAGGAGGCTGAGCGCGCAGGTCTGTCGGGCCTCAAGGGCCATCGTTCGGTGGGCGGCATGCGCGCGAGCATCTACAACGCGTTCCCGCCGGCAGGCTGCGAACGACTC